From Bactrocera oleae isolate idBacOlea1 chromosome 4, idBacOlea1, whole genome shotgun sequence:
tcctaTGTGACTAAATAACgctatattaatatgtatttaactcttgttaaataatataattatttctcAATATGTCATTGCCAGTTATACTCACGGTTATACCCTACGCAACACAGTTTTTTTCCTTCAAGCAACCTTTTATTGAacttatttgaataattttaattaaaaaaaaaaaagaataaataagacaaaaaatttcaaatgaaacgagttttaaatgaatatatatatgctaaTGAAATGAgagatattttgaagcaataaaTGGAGGGTGCTTTTGTAGACGTATGCATATGCATTTCTTAGAGTTATAGCTGTAAATGCAGCTGTTAaactaaatatatgtttttgataTTGGAAATACCAACAATCTTGAAGAGACAATCGATACAAATAAACCTAGTACAGAATGGTTCCGACCGGAAGCGACAAAAACATGAGAAGGCTTAAGACTGTTACACAACAACAGAATTTTGGTCATCGActcatattaaaatttatgagaCAGTAAAAAAGTATACCAAACAATACGCCATTTTACTCATATTTCCGTACGTTATGTGAACAAATACACATATTCTAAAACTATAAAATTGATACCAAATGTTTAAGTTAATCACATacgaatttttttcaaataatatatgataaaagcaacaacagaaaGTTTAAATTAGAGTTTACTTgccaaaatctttaaaaattcgACTTTTGTTCATATATTAATTGTTATACATAAATAGGATGAAAACTTAGGTTTCTTGGCTGGCATAATCTTCGAAAACCTGTCACCCAAATTCCGAATTCGGCGTATTTGTTAGTGCTTGACTAATAACGCCTCTTATCGTCATATGCATTTgagtatttttttcatacatttaccTCTCTATTGCCAATTGAAGAACTACTCATTTAGACGTAAATATTGAGCATAAATACACACAGCTGAGCGAATACTTCTACTCTCTGGTATGTtgtttacaaattcaaatacTCAGTTTATTTCGAACGCACTGTATCCTTACCTGTATGATGAGCCGATTACTAAAAATCCTTTAGGAAAATATAGCGAACTGATTTGATGAGATCATATTTTTTTAGTGAACTTTatatgtgttacaaacttttatttaaagagatttaatatgagtatttcttacttgttttcagccatattaatatatatgtttaattatataaaaccgCATTGTCGGACATAAAAGGgttattctagtctagaggtgaatttcgagttttttttaagaattgataaacaaaaagcattttatgatttgttttttcatatttcatgaTATTGAAGTAGAGGCGGAGAAGGGAGATATGTTTGATCATCTAactattgaaatttgaaaaaaaaatcaattaaatttttttttcaaatcaataaaatttttttttctagctTCAAAAACTAATGATGATTAGGCATACCTTAGCGATGAAAAGGAAACCAAAAAATAGCCAAGAAATACAATGAAGATCTCAAAACTTATTCCTTCTCATAGTGGCaacactgtcaaatgttatcaaAAATGTGCACGCACAGcactctctcgaatcaaagagtaaATAAAGTGCAAACCAAACAAGgaaatatcgaaatatttttgtttagtagTGATTTACAACGCTGAAGAGACACTTAAGTAGAAAGTCGCTGTGATCGAACTTAtaaattaatagataaataataattaaagtacAAACATGTCGCACCGTAACATGGAGGAaagggaaattttatttttaccaaCAAATGAAGAGAGCGATGATATATCGAACTTTGTCGAACCGCCTACACTTACGCCCCAAAAGGCGCGAAAAACTCGTACAATAATTGAACCGgcagtatttttaatatttattgcgtCAATTCTTTCAAGTaagttttctttaattgctgtgagcTAGAACTTTTGGAAAAGAAAGTATTTCACAActatataacatcaaaaataggCACTGTGTTACAAAATCAGATGCTTTATCAAACATGTACGGTGGTTTACGAGTACAATGCGACCGTGTGCAAGCCGATGATGGGCATTGTACCGGAAACGAATCAATCAGCTGTGAGTAAAACGTTTGAAAATTATACTgaatactttttttcaaattttcaaaaatattttattgattttaccatataattaaaaacaattcaGCCAGGGTGGAAAATAAACAGAAAACGTGATaaagtttaatttatatttattttccttaTTCTTAATATAAATACTGACTCACATGAAAAATTGTGCAATATGTATGTTATCAGTTCGTTCTTTTTATCGATTATTGCATAGGCGTACTAGTTAAGCATTAAATACTTATCATTTATGGATATCAGCAATAATAACTAAGCACGAAATAGGTGATAACATTAAaaagcataagtcaattttacaatttggtaATTGCGTTGCATAGAGCACAAACATTTTTACACCTAACGGtattcaacatttttcaaaacaaaattaagctGACAAGTTCGTCGGgttaatttaaaatggtgttatttcggctatagtgatccgatctgaaattttcttCGAAAATGGTGCAATTTCGTGAAACTgatatcttgacaaataaaaaagttttccatgcaaggattttattttgattactcagtttgtatgggagctatatgctatagtattgcGATTTCGGCGGTCCAACAAATTTGCAGTTTTTttgagagaaaagaacgtgtgcaaaatttcagatcgatatctcacaaACTTCACGTCATgctattcatttatattatatattttatagggtctccgaagtttcctttcACATAGATGCTGTGCTACGAACAAAAGATCAGTCAATATGATCCTAGATTATCAATTCCGATTTATTTTCAAGtgatatatacttatatctCCTAGCAAAATTAAGCATCCAAGGTTCACTTCAACTACCACAGTTAGGTAGCTGagtgatataagaactctcgtagtaggaggccactgtctaataggcggACATGCAATTAGACTtggcacgccatataacgactattgtagaagctgtcaggaagtagaagaggaggagaccattaaacatcttctatgcgattgcgcagcactatataggaaaagaatcgcaaccatcggtcgtgggtttcttgatgacgtctcggaggttgcaaagataaaacttgtctcactgatgaagttcatcaaaagtacggggtggttcagagagaagCCAAtgagagtgaggggatcacagtcccagtggtatcacaatgggcctcctaaaggcctaagtgtgtcaagtgacagccactttacctacctacctacctacctaggtAGCTGAGTGATATACTATAAATTCCCGGTTTCATCCCTCAGAACAAACTTATTCCTTTAATCAACCTATTGTTTGActttgtattgaaattattagAGCAAAAAGTGACAGAGGCGAAGGATTATAGTATCCATACTTCtcttaaaaaaagaataatggaattggatataattttgtaaataaaaaagtttaatcttttcaaatttttactaaattgaTTAAGAAGAAGGCAAAAGCCtcattaacgttttttttaaatttagtttaataataatattaacttgatttatttatcaaaatattttatataatactttaagGAAATTGAAACCAAAGTGCAACCCTATGTGGCCAATATAATTATGACTAGTTCGGTGATTACCAGTGTTTTGCCTGCTTTCCTCAGTTTATTTATTGGACCTTGGTCGGATAAGTTTGGACGCAGACCGGTGCTTGTAGCAACCTTCTCAGGtaaaccatttattttaataattataaaaaaaaaaattaatgcaacgAAACCTATTCCACAAATAGCGGCCTTCATCGGACACTCTATAACAACAATTCTCGCAGCAATATCTCTGGCAACGCCTTTAAATCCATGGGTCTACATATTATCGAATGTACCATTGGCTTTGACAGGTGGCACCTGCGCGTTAATAACAATGGTGTTTTGTCTCGTCTCAGACGTGTCGGACGAGGGCGGTAAGGCAAGACGGTATGTCAAATCGAATTCTTTGAAATCGTTAACATTACGAATTTTTATTACTCtcacataacatacatatagcaTGTTCTTTGTGGATGGCGCTTTGGGTATTGGTACTTTGATTGGCAACGTGATCAGCAGTTATATACTGTCTGGAACCGGTACCGTAGGCGTATTTACAATTGCTGCAGGTATGGATTTGCTGGCGTTGCTATATTTGCTGTTCTTCGTCgacgaaagtttgaaaatacaACACGAACGAAAAGAGGTAAATTTGCTAATGCTTCAGAAACGTTTTGAAAGTGGTGTTGAAGTTTTGTAAAATCTTTCATTAGTCCAATTTGCGAGAGTTCTTCAAATTCGGCTTGATCAAGGACTTGGTAAGGAGCTGTCTAAAACGCAGGCCAGACTATGATCGCGCCATTATTTGGTGTATAATGTTCACCTTAGTCACTACAACGTTTGTAATGCGTAAGTATTGATTATTTTATACACCTTTCTAGTGGCTTAGGGAGTTTTTGAAGTAAAACGTCTTTAGGCAGAGTAGCGAACGCGAACGAAGTTATATTGTGCAACAAAACTCCGTTATACAGAGCGCGTTAGTCAAAGATTGGGATATTATTTTAGTTGTTCTGTGTAATTCAAAACGAAGTAGTTACAATGTTGCCACCTGTGTGAAAATGTTTATGTCGAAAAACTGGAAAGGAAAACGAAACATTATAATGAGAAGAACTTTTGAGAAAGTTTAGttcgaatttatttttgaataggGTTGCCACCTGCTTAAAAATTCACAATGAGTAAAATAGATAGGGTTAACGATTTGTTACAATTTAGTGGCTATCAAACTGTATAGGATTGGGAAGCATTTGGTTGCACATACCATAGCTTTGGGCAGTGGTTTctgtttagaattttttaatgaaatcatTAAGTATGgccatcaaaataaataaaaagatttattttactaaaatattaatattgtaaaagaattgatatacatatgtaatgtgCATTAAGGAAATTTTAGTTATAACACTGCCTGTTTGTAAATTTACAATCAGTAAAATGTATAAAGTTAACGATAGGTTCTAACGAAGACTTTGGTTGAACATAGTTTCGggtagagttgccacctgtttaagaaattgatatttttaatgaaatactgAAATATACTCATCAAAATAGTtcaagaaaatgtttattttagaaatttttgtttttttaagagTTGCCACCTTCTCATAGTTTTTTCAAACAACTTGACCAAATAATATCAATATTGCAATATTATTTGTGAAAGACTTTAATTGATGTTGTAataattaacacatttttcattaCAGAGGGTGAATCCAATGTATTTTATCTGTTCCTACGTAACCAATTCAATCTCACGCTGCAGGAATTCACCACCTACAATGCCATCACGATATGCATTAAAATGGTCGGTTGTGGTctcattttgctttttttgcgAGTGGTGAGTTTATAAagttaataacaaatatttaaccaaaaaaaaaatttattcatcaAAAATTATTCACAGCTATTCAAGGCCCCTCTTATACTTGTTGCCATGCTTGGTTTGTTGGGTTGTTTTACTGACAGTTTAATACGTTCATTGGCGCAGGAATTTTGGCAGATGTACTTGGCCGCGACTTGTGGCTTCATGGGTGGCATTAACAGTCCGATGTTGCAAGCGGTACTTGCGGGCTTAGTACAAGCTACCGAAATCGGTGAGTTTACACGTGAGTTTTGctgttaaatataaatttaaacaatttttttgtttgtttctattGCAGGTAAAGTCTACGCTGTTATCTCTTCATTGCAAACACTTTCGCCGCTGGCTTCGGCACCGGTTTACACTGGCATTTACAGAGCGACATTGCAGTCATATCCTGGCGCGTTTTACTTTTTGAGTGTCTCAATTTATTGCATATGCTTTGTGCTTATTACgtaagtgttaaaaaaaaaattactaagaaataataaaattaataataactatTACTTTTGCAGCGCTTTGTTTATTATGCAACGAATCGGTGCCAAAGCAGCCAGGCAACAATCAGCGGCATAGGGAAATGTTTAGCAGAATtctgttatttaaataaacaaattgttgtcaaagtacaatttttatatgaaaataatattttgtgacaCGAAccagtatttacatatgtacatatgtatgcaatcgtatatatgtatgtatgtctgaatAACCATTAAATAGACTTAAGGTTTGTTTAAGTTCCCTAAACATAAGTGCTTGCATTTAACTGAATTtaataactgtatatatgtaaaaaatgtttagcGTAAAAGTTAagggaaaaatatttgtatgcacaTACTATGTAGGTCTATATCGAACAAAACAAAAGCtaatttacacaaaaataagttgcacatattttttaaaatgcaaGTAAGGTGAAAAGGtgagttgataataaataatctcgtaaagtggaaaattttaatagaaaatatttcgtGGTCTccaaaaataagaagaaacgttaacttcggttgcaccgaatctataatacccttcacaaatacaagaaAGATTCCATTTACGAACTTAATATGGTTCATTCAGTtggtatggcggctatatgttagagtggtccgatctgaataatttctccggagatttcACTTTTGCCTTGGGCAATAACCCGTGCCAAATCTCatgaagatatctagtcaatTACAAAAGTTGTCTACAAAAGGACTGGATtttgaccgttcagtttgtatggcagctatatgctatagtgatccgatatcagctTTTCTGACAATTGAGCAGCTTTTTGttgagaaaaagacgtgtgaaaaattttagatcgatatcgaTATCGACTGAGGGACCATTTTGCGaatatacaaacagacgaacatggctaaatcgacccaactcatcatgctgatcatttatatatggtatatataggtTAGATTATATACcatatctgtattttttatagAGTCTCTGCCGTTACCTTttagttgttacaaacttcgtatcTTAAGGCAAGCAAACAGACCGAAATCAGAAAACCCGTTTTATCAGAGCTAGATTCGGATATGCACTGATTTCAGATATCACGGttacaattttaacaaagaTTTATTGCTCTTGAAAGATCATATAAGTTGATGAAAATCCAAATTGATTGATATACACGTGAAAAAGGCGTGGTTATTAAGCTGAGTTCCAAGTATGCtgaaaaatattgtgaaaattcgaaaaattttattggtAAAATGAAATTGAGTGAGTTAGTTACCGTCTATGGCAACACAAAGGTACTCATGGGTCAATCTGGC
This genomic window contains:
- the LOC106621502 gene encoding probable peptidoglycan muropeptide transporter SLC46 isoform X2, which translates into the protein MSHRNMEEREILFLPTNEESDDISNFVEPPTLTPQKARKTRTIIEPAVFLIFIASILSSTVLQNQMLYQTCTVVYEYNATVCKPMMGIVPETNQSAEIETKVQPYVANIIMTSSVITSVLPAFLSLFIGPWSDKFGRRPVLVATFSAAFIGHSITTILAAISLATPLNPWVYILSNVPLALTGGTCALITMVFCLVSDVSDEGGKARRMFFVDGALGIGTLIGNVISSYILSGTGTVGVFTIAAGMDLLALLYLLFFVDESLKIQHERKESNLREFFKFGLIKDLVRSCLKRRPDYDRAIIWCIMFTLVTTTFVMQGESNVFYLFLRNQFNLTLQEFTTYNAITICIKMVGCGLILLFLRVLFKAPLILVAMLGLLGCFTDSLIRSLAQEFWQMYLAATCGFMGGINSPMLQAVLAGLVQATEIGKVYAVISSLQTLSPLASAPVYTGIYRATLQSYPGAFYFLSVSIYCICFVLITALFIMQRIGAKAARQQSAA
- the LOC106621502 gene encoding probable peptidoglycan muropeptide transporter SLC46 isoform X1, which codes for MAARRPTSLNLNARHSLTSLEQFVFEVGTVMPLTPASTPDITPLPLFPLTETKIPEDVPGTNANTLSNKSVERNRFTVIEPAVFLVYVATALAGAILQNQQLYQTCVAVYNYDKELCEPMLGVIAKNETSKEIETKVQPYVANIIMTSSVITSVLPAFLSLFIGPWSDKFGRRPVLVATFSAAFIGHSITTILAAISLATPLNPWVYILSNVPLALTGGTCALITMVFCLVSDVSDEGGKARRMFFVDGALGIGTLIGNVISSYILSGTGTVGVFTIAAGMDLLALLYLLFFVDESLKIQHERKESNLREFFKFGLIKDLVRSCLKRRPDYDRAIIWCIMFTLVTTTFVMQGESNVFYLFLRNQFNLTLQEFTTYNAITICIKMVGCGLILLFLRVLFKAPLILVAMLGLLGCFTDSLIRSLAQEFWQMYLAATCGFMGGINSPMLQAVLAGLVQATEIGKVYAVISSLQTLSPLASAPVYTGIYRATLQSYPGAFYFLSVSIYCICFVLITALFIMQRIGAKAARQQSAA